Proteins encoded together in one Pseudomonas sp. Seg1 window:
- a CDS encoding fe2+ zn2+ uptake regulation protein has product MYNSQLPTDGSQAPQGVSMSPHASDFGQRVERHGNERIRLLLKSFGLRTSLIRLKVIDALLVAAQSERRLGVRGVHSQLLDLDIPLSFLSVREVLKRLCAEGVITFNADKSYSLHPQAAAVLNND; this is encoded by the coding sequence ATGTACAACTCGCAACTACCAACGGACGGTAGCCAGGCCCCACAAGGAGTTTCCATGAGCCCCCACGCGAGCGATTTCGGGCAACGCGTCGAGCGTCACGGTAACGAACGCATCCGGCTGTTGCTGAAAAGTTTCGGTCTGCGCACCAGCCTGATTCGCCTGAAAGTCATCGACGCGCTGCTGGTCGCAGCACAAAGCGAGCGCCGTCTGGGCGTGCGTGGCGTCCACAGCCAATTGCTCGACCTGGATATTCCGCTGTCCTTCCTCAGTGTGCGCGAAGTCCTCAAGCGTCTGTGCGCCGAAGGCGTGATCACCTTCAATGCGGACAAGAGCTACAGCCTGCATCCACAGGCTGCTGCCGTGCTCAACAACGACTGA
- a CDS encoding acylase has protein sequence MIISRQLTGLTLAGLFFGLSPSAHALTSAVDASAEIRRTGFGVPHIRAEDERGLGFGIGYAYAQDNLCLLANEIVTVNGQRSRYFGPDQLTVEERENRVSDVFFNWLNTPEAVNAFWQAQPAQVRDLVEGYAAGYNRYLAERRPQGLPQQCQGEWVRDIAPEDLVKLTRRLLVEGGVGQFAEALAGATPPQATARVEHDKHAYQMADARQQRFALDRGSNAVAVGSERSFNGRGMLLANPHFPWVGGMRFYQMHLTIPGKLDVMGAALPGLPMINIGFNQHLAWTHTVDSSKHFTLYRLQLDPKDPTHYLLDGQSVPMNKQTVTVQVKQADGQVVPVARDVYSSKFGPIVQWPGKLDWDNQFAYSLRDANLDNDRVLTQWYAMNQAPTLQALQDSVHKIQGIPWVNTLAVDDKGQTLYMNLSVVPNVSREKLARCSDPRIGTQMIVLDGSNSACAWDIDPQAAQKGIYASSQLPQLLRKDFVQHSNDSAWLANPAQPLTGFSPVISQDGQPLGLRSRFALDRLAGLSKKGPLAVKDLQQMVMDDQVYLATQVVPDLLKFCAADLGADAQALKPVCASLKAWDGRANLDSGAGLVHFQNIMQAMQGSADVWRVAFDAKDPQHTPRGLAIEQPEVAKALRAAMLASAELAGKMGLTPKTRWGDIQVVSSGGQQTPIHGGPGTLGIYNAIQSVPREDGKLEVVSGTSYLQVVTFDEKGPHAQGLLAFSLSSDPASKYARDQTEAFSKKQWSVMPFTEQQIQADPHYQVQTIRGALDKAGKVAAQ, from the coding sequence GTGATTATTTCCAGGCAATTAACCGGGCTGACCCTTGCCGGTCTGTTTTTCGGGCTGAGCCCGTCGGCTCATGCATTGACCTCGGCCGTTGATGCCAGCGCCGAGATTCGTCGTACCGGTTTTGGTGTGCCGCATATCCGCGCCGAAGATGAGCGCGGCCTGGGTTTCGGCATCGGTTATGCGTACGCACAGGACAACCTGTGCCTGTTGGCCAACGAGATTGTTACAGTCAATGGCCAGCGCTCACGTTACTTCGGTCCGGATCAATTGACCGTGGAAGAACGCGAAAACCGCGTCAGCGACGTCTTCTTCAACTGGCTCAATACGCCTGAAGCGGTCAATGCGTTCTGGCAAGCCCAGCCGGCACAGGTGCGGGATCTGGTCGAAGGTTACGCCGCTGGCTACAACCGTTATCTCGCCGAGCGTCGTCCGCAGGGGTTGCCGCAGCAATGTCAGGGCGAGTGGGTACGCGACATTGCGCCGGAAGATCTGGTCAAACTGACCCGCCGTCTGCTGGTCGAGGGCGGTGTCGGCCAATTCGCCGAAGCACTGGCGGGTGCGACACCTCCGCAGGCTACGGCTCGCGTCGAACACGATAAGCACGCCTACCAGATGGCCGACGCCCGTCAGCAGCGTTTTGCCCTGGATCGTGGCAGCAATGCGGTGGCGGTGGGCAGCGAACGCTCGTTCAACGGTCGCGGCATGCTCTTGGCCAACCCGCACTTTCCGTGGGTCGGCGGCATGCGCTTCTATCAAATGCACCTGACCATCCCGGGCAAACTCGACGTGATGGGCGCGGCCTTGCCGGGCCTGCCGATGATCAACATCGGCTTCAACCAGCATCTGGCCTGGACGCACACGGTCGACTCATCGAAGCACTTCACCCTGTATCGCCTGCAACTCGATCCGAAAGACCCGACGCATTATCTGCTCGACGGTCAATCCGTGCCCATGAACAAGCAGACCGTTACCGTGCAGGTCAAACAGGCTGACGGGCAAGTGGTGCCGGTGGCCCGCGACGTTTACAGCTCTAAGTTCGGCCCGATCGTGCAATGGCCGGGCAAGCTCGACTGGGACAATCAGTTCGCCTACAGCCTGCGCGATGCCAACCTCGACAACGATCGCGTCCTCACGCAGTGGTATGCGATGAATCAGGCCCCGACGCTTCAGGCGCTGCAGGATTCGGTGCACAAGATCCAGGGCATTCCATGGGTCAACACGCTCGCCGTCGATGACAAGGGGCAGACGCTGTACATGAACCTGTCGGTGGTGCCGAACGTCAGCCGCGAAAAACTTGCCCGGTGCAGCGACCCGCGCATCGGCACACAGATGATCGTGCTGGACGGCTCCAACAGCGCCTGCGCCTGGGACATTGATCCGCAAGCGGCGCAGAAGGGCATCTATGCGTCCAGCCAATTGCCGCAACTGTTGCGCAAGGACTTCGTCCAGCACTCCAACGATTCCGCATGGCTGGCCAACCCGGCGCAACCGCTGACCGGTTTCTCGCCAGTGATCAGTCAGGACGGTCAACCGTTGGGCCTGCGTTCGCGCTTTGCCCTCGATCGTCTGGCGGGCCTGAGCAAAAAAGGTCCGCTGGCGGTGAAAGATTTGCAGCAGATGGTGATGGATGATCAGGTGTATCTGGCGACTCAGGTCGTACCGGATCTGTTGAAGTTCTGCGCCGCCGATCTGGGGGCTGATGCGCAAGCACTGAAACCGGTATGCGCGAGCCTCAAGGCGTGGGACGGTCGGGCCAATCTGGATTCGGGCGCAGGCCTGGTGCACTTCCAGAACATCATGCAGGCCATGCAGGGCTCCGCCGATGTCTGGCGCGTTGCCTTCGATGCAAAAGATCCGCAACACACGCCGCGTGGTCTGGCGATCGAGCAGCCAGAGGTGGCCAAGGCATTGCGCGCGGCGATGCTGGCATCGGCTGAACTGGCCGGCAAGATGGGGCTTACGCCGAAAACCCGTTGGGGCGATATCCAGGTGGTCAGCAGCGGCGGGCAGCAGACGCCGATTCATGGCGGGCCGGGCACGCTGGGGATCTACAACGCCATCCAGAGCGTGCCACGCGAAGACGGCAAACTTGAAGTGGTCAGCGGCACCAGCTACCTGCAAGTGGTGACGTTCGATGAAAAGGGCCCGCACGCGCAGGGGCTGTTGGCATTCTCGCTGTCCAGCGATCCAGCATCGAAGTATGCGCGGGATCAGACCGAGGCCTTCTCGAAGAAGCAGTGGAGTGTGATGCCATTCACCGAGCAGCAGATCCAGGCGGATCCGCACTATCAGGTGCAGACCATTCGCGGGGCGTTGGACAAGGCGGGGAAAGTCGCCGCGCAGTAA